In the genome of Colletes latitarsis isolate SP2378_abdomen chromosome 9, iyColLati1, whole genome shotgun sequence, one region contains:
- the LOC143345580 gene encoding cytochrome c oxidase assembly protein COX18, mitochondrial isoform X1: protein MIARIFQKLTLDFKHSNSIFMKYHSLNDRSSNVFYRNTYLFSENKASFGYFSNEQNFSKTPVTPLQRTVIPIVNGPLCCQNNTILLRANSVNHFATVNSIRQFSNSTLPSILNEAVVYNNGIVKIISESFLVECIMDALRAMHYNTGLPWWATIILATLCARTFVTLPLAIHQLQVRAKLENLQDEMKPIAEKLKMETRMAVKTLDWSASYATSVYNKNVSKEWKELIIKENCHPLKIAVMGILQMPVWVGFSFALRNICSMLPNRDEVAYQDYLEFTNGGFGWMENLTEMDHSFMLPIIFGLTGFTLIEIQNMLYRENNTKFRRIFTNFIRILTVCLVPIMAYVPSCLTLFWTVNNVYTLSQTLLLLSPKIRRLGKIPKTDSELQRPYAELYKSMKQKLYLERNVAKQ from the exons ATGATTGCACGAATATTTCAGAAATTAACATTAGATTTTAAACACAGTAATAGTATTTTTATGAAATACCATTCTCTTAACGATCGTTCGAGTAATGTTTTTTATCGGAACACATatttattttctgaaaataaagcATCGTTCGGTTATTTTTCGAACGAGCAGAATTTCTCAAAAACACCAGTAACACCTTTGCAACGAACGGTTATACCTATAGTTAATGGGCCACTATGTTGTCAAAATAATACAATTCTGCTTAGAGCAAACTCTGTCAATCATTTCGCTACAGTAaatagtattagacaattttcaaattcaacgtTACCTTCGATTTTAAATGAAGCTGTTGTATACAACAATGGtattgttaaaattatttctgaaaGTTTTCTTGTAGAATGCATCATGGATGCTTTGAGAGCGATGCATTATAATACAGGATTACCATGGTGGGCAACTATTATTCTTGCAACATTATGTGCTAGAACATTTGTAACTTTACCATTAGCTATACATCAA CTTCAAGTTAGAGCTAAACTAGAAAATCTACAAGACGAAATGAAACCAATAgcagaaaaattgaaaatggaGACAAGAATGGCAGTAAAAACTTTAGATTGGAGTGCATCCTATGCGACAAGtgtttataataaaaat GTAAGCAAAGAATGGaaagaattaataattaaagaaaattgtcATCCACTTAAAATCGCGGTAATGGGAATATTACAAATGCCAGTATGGGTGGGTTTTTCATTTGCTTTAAGAAATATTTGTTCCATGTTACCAAACAGAGATGAAG TTGCTTATCAAGATTATCTTGAGTTCACTAATGGTGGTTTTGGATGGATGGAAAATCTCACAGAGATGGATCATTCATTTATGTTACCTATCATTTTTGGACTTACTGGCTTCACCTTGATAGAA aTCCAGAATATGCTATACAGAGAAAATAACACAAAATTTAGAAGAATATTCACCAATTTTATTAGAATACTAACTGTTTGCTTAGTGCCTATAATGGCATATGTACCATCT tgtTTGACCTTGTTCTGGACGGTTAATAATGTCTACACACTTTCTCAAACTCTTTTGTTATTGTCTCCGAAGATTCGTAGATTAGGAAAAATACCTAAAACGGATTCCGAATTGCAGCGTCCATATGCAGAATTATACAAAAGCATGAAACAGAAACTTTATTTAGAACGAAATGTAGCTAAACAATAA
- the LOC143345580 gene encoding cytochrome c oxidase assembly protein COX18, mitochondrial isoform X2 has translation MIARIFQKLTLDFKHKCIMDALRAMHYNTGLPWWATIILATLCARTFVTLPLAIHQLQVRAKLENLQDEMKPIAEKLKMETRMAVKTLDWSASYATSVYNKNVSKEWKELIIKENCHPLKIAVMGILQMPVWVGFSFALRNICSMLPNRDEVAYQDYLEFTNGGFGWMENLTEMDHSFMLPIIFGLTGFTLIEIQNMLYRENNTKFRRIFTNFIRILTVCLVPIMAYVPSCLTLFWTVNNVYTLSQTLLLLSPKIRRLGKIPKTDSELQRPYAELYKSMKQKLYLERNVAKQ, from the exons ATGATTGCACGAATATTTCAGAAATTAACATTAGATTTTAAACACA AATGCATCATGGATGCTTTGAGAGCGATGCATTATAATACAGGATTACCATGGTGGGCAACTATTATTCTTGCAACATTATGTGCTAGAACATTTGTAACTTTACCATTAGCTATACATCAA CTTCAAGTTAGAGCTAAACTAGAAAATCTACAAGACGAAATGAAACCAATAgcagaaaaattgaaaatggaGACAAGAATGGCAGTAAAAACTTTAGATTGGAGTGCATCCTATGCGACAAGtgtttataataaaaat GTAAGCAAAGAATGGaaagaattaataattaaagaaaattgtcATCCACTTAAAATCGCGGTAATGGGAATATTACAAATGCCAGTATGGGTGGGTTTTTCATTTGCTTTAAGAAATATTTGTTCCATGTTACCAAACAGAGATGAAG TTGCTTATCAAGATTATCTTGAGTTCACTAATGGTGGTTTTGGATGGATGGAAAATCTCACAGAGATGGATCATTCATTTATGTTACCTATCATTTTTGGACTTACTGGCTTCACCTTGATAGAA aTCCAGAATATGCTATACAGAGAAAATAACACAAAATTTAGAAGAATATTCACCAATTTTATTAGAATACTAACTGTTTGCTTAGTGCCTATAATGGCATATGTACCATCT tgtTTGACCTTGTTCTGGACGGTTAATAATGTCTACACACTTTCTCAAACTCTTTTGTTATTGTCTCCGAAGATTCGTAGATTAGGAAAAATACCTAAAACGGATTCCGAATTGCAGCGTCCATATGCAGAATTATACAAAAGCATGAAACAGAAACTTTATTTAGAACGAAATGTAGCTAAACAATAA